A genomic segment from Micromonospora echinaurantiaca encodes:
- a CDS encoding UBP-type zinc finger domain-containing protein gives MSCAHLTEAGTAEPSTTEVCPDCVAIGNPDWVHLRACLTCGHVGCCDSSPYQHATKHFEQSGHPVMRSVQPGETWRWCFVDEEIG, from the coding sequence ATGAGCTGCGCGCACCTGACCGAGGCGGGCACCGCCGAGCCGTCGACCACCGAGGTGTGCCCCGACTGCGTGGCCATCGGCAACCCGGACTGGGTGCACCTGCGCGCCTGCCTGACCTGCGGGCACGTCGGCTGCTGCGACTCCTCGCCGTACCAGCACGCGACGAAGCACTTCGAGCAGAGCGGGCATCCGGTGATGCGCTCGGTCCAGCCCGGGGAGACCTGGCGCTGGTGCTTCGTGGACGAGGAGATCGGCTGA